In Phlebotomus papatasi isolate M1 chromosome 1, Ppap_2.1, whole genome shotgun sequence, the following proteins share a genomic window:
- the LOC129798222 gene encoding probable cytochrome P450 6a14: MFVSYILTFLMCIIAYTWYHARKALSYWSDRNVPVMQPKFPLGNLGEVGKKHFGSVIGETYLKLKGKGPFAGFYMLLSPVVVPLDLDFIKDILIKDFQYFADRKIFYNEKDDPLSAHLFAIRGEKWRSLRQQLTPTFTSGKMKMMFPLVIGQAKNLQKYIDKHITESPTEFKNACIRFTADVIGISAFGLECRALSDEDSEILKVGKQFFSFNTALKQIKFFFSMVCEDWARQLGLRFNNPEMEEFFMRVIKETVKQREAGIIDRNDFMKHLLEIKNFPKDDDVLNNLTFNELAAQAFVFFFAGFETSSTTMEFTLCNFALYPVYQKRARQEVRDVMKKYNGELTYEAVQDLTYLRQCIDETLRIYSPCILLFRQCVEDYKVPNTDLIIEKGTQVLVPIVGIQMDPDIYPNPHVFDPDRFTSENINNRHPMSYFPFGDGPRNCIGKRFALIQVTVGLAYILNHFKFTMNSKTKLPLEIDPTDIPIHVKGGAWFNVEKVE, encoded by the exons atgtttgtttcgTATATTCTTACGTTTCTAATGTGTATTATTGCTTATACTTGGTATCACGCAAGAAAAGCCTTGTCCTATTGGAGTGATAGAAACGTTCCAGTAATGCAGCCGAAATTTCCATTAGGAAACCTCGGTGAAGTTGGAAAGAAACATTTTGGGAGTGTTATTGGTGAAACGTATCTCAAACTGAAAGGGAAAGGGCCCTTTGCGGGTTTCTACATGTTGTTGTCACCCGTTGTAGTGCCACTGGATTTGGATTTTATCAAGGATATCCTCATTAAGGACTTCCAGTACTTTGCTGATCGTAAAATATTCTACAATGAGAAGGATGACCCATTGTCAGCCCACTTATTTGCCATTCGTGGAGAAAAGTGGCGAAGTTTAAGGCAGCAATTGACTCCTACTTTCACATCAGGGAAGATGAAAATGATGTTCCCACTTGTAATTGGTCAAGCGAAAAATCTGCAGAAGTATATTGACAAACATATTACTGAAAGTCCTACGGAATTTAAAAACGCCTGCATACGATTTACAGCGGATGTTATCGGTATTTCTGCTTTTGGACTGGAATGTCGTGCATTATCAGATGAGGATTCGGAGATTCTTAAAGTAGGGAAACAGTTTTTCTCCTTCAACACAGCTCTCAAACAAATCAAGTTCTTTTTCTCGATGGTTTGTGAAGATTGGGCCCGACAGTTGGGATTACGCTTTAATAACCCAGAAATGGAGGAATTCTTCATGAGGGTTATCAAGGAGACGGTTAAACAACGAGAAGCCGGTATTATTGATAGGAATGACTTCATGAAACATCTTCTGGAAATCAAGAATTTTCCGAAGGATGATGATGTTCTAAATAATTTAACGTTCAACGAATTGGCTGCTCAAGCTTTCGTTTTCTTCTTTGCTGGTTTTGAAACATCATCCACAACAATGGAGTTTACCTTGTGCAATTTTGCTTTGTATCCTGTGTACCAAAAACGAGCTCGTCAGGAAGTTAGGGACGTGATGAAGAAATACAATGGAGAACTAACGTATGAAGCTGTTCAGGATTTGACCTACTTGCGACAATGTATTGATG AAACTCTTCGAATTTATAGTCCTTGCATTTTACTGTTTCGTCAATGCGTTGAGGACTACAAAGTGCCAAACACAGATTTAATTATTGAGAAAGGCACACAAGTTCTCGTTCCTATTGTGGGCATTCAAATGGATCCGGATATCTACCCCAACCCTCATGTATTCGATCCTGATCGTTTTACTTCGGAGAATATCAACAATCGTCATCCAATGTCTTATTTTCCCTTTGGTGATGGTCCGAGGAATTGCATCGGAAAGCGTTTTGCACTAATTCAAGTAACAGTTGGTCTCGCCTACATCTTGAACCACTTCAAATTTACAATGAACTCGAAAACCAAACTACCCCTTGAGATTGATCCTACAGATATACCGATACATGTCAAAGGAGGTGCTTGGTTCAATGTAGAGAAAGTAGAATGA
- the LOC129798207 gene encoding cytochrome P450 6A1-like: protein MDWTLVALSVITFVVVGYLWVKKQYRFFEEKGVPFVRPKFPLGNLWGVGKKFHSGELIRKIYTKLKGKDVIGGVYFFTRPVVMPFDLDLLKHILVKDFQYFHDRNIYVNEKDDPLSGHLFALGGQRWKHLRNKLSPTFTSGKMKMMHSTIIAVAQEFQNYLEDFAEKKEEIEVKDILGRFTTDVIGSCAFGLECNSLKDPDTQFRVMGKKVFDFGGFEFLKLFFLSMFPNVGRTLRMRVTKPDVSDFFMGVLRETIDYREKNNVKRNDFLSLLIQIKNTGKLDDEEVDLGKMTFEELAAQTFIFFIAGFETSSSTMTFALYELSKNQKVQNQAREEVNRVLEKYNGEYTYEACMELKYIDQVIKETLRLHPIVPNLIRSLGQDYKIPDRDYVFKKGTFFSIPIFGIHRDPDIYPDPDRFDPDRFTEENIKNRHSYAWLPFGEGPRNCVGMRFGMMQTRVGLATLLSKYRITPTDRTPIPMSYSPTSAVLSPRDGMWLKIEKV, encoded by the exons ATGGATTGGACATTAGTGGCCCTAAGTGTTATAACTTTTGTGGTGGTAGGATATTTGTGGGTGAAAAAACAATACAGATTCTTCGAGGAGAAAGGTGTTCCCTTCGTCAGACCGAAATTTCCCCTTGGAAATCTTTGGGGTGTTGGCAAGAAATTTCACAGTGGAGAACTTATTCGAAAAATTTACACCAAACTTAAAGGAAAAGATGTGATTGGAGGTGTTTATTTCTTCACGAGGCCTGTTGTAATGCCTTTTGATTTGGATTTACTGAAGCATATACTCGTCAAGGATTTTCAGTATTTTCATGATCGTAATATCTACGTGAATGAGAAAGATGATCCTCTGTCAGGCCATCTATTTGCACTTGGAGGACAGAGATGGAAGCATTTGAGAAACAAACTAAGTCCTACATTCACATCTGGAAAAATGAAGATGATGCATAGTACAATAATTGCCGTAGCtcaagaatttcaaaattatctaGAGGACTTTGCTGAAAAGAAGGAAGAAATTGAAGTGAAAGATATTTTGGGGAGATTTACAACGGACGTTATTGGTAGCTGTGCTTTTGGACTTGAATGCAATAGTCTTAAGGATCCGGATACACAGTTTCGTGTAATGGGAAAGAAAGTTTTTGATTTTGGtggatttgaatttttgaagttaTTCTTCTTATCGATGTTTCCCAACGTAGGGAGAACCCTTCGTATGAGAGTGACAAAGCCGGATGTATCTGACTTCTTTATGGGAGTCCTTAGAGAAACTATTGACTACAGAGAAAAGAATAATGTCAAGAGAAATGATTTTCTGTCTCTCTTGATCCAAAtcaaaaatactggaaaattagATGACGAAGAAGTTGATCTGGGGAAAATGACTTTTGAAGAGTTAGCAGCTCAAAccttcattttctttattgctGGATTTGAGACATCTTCGTCCACGATGACATTTGCATTATACGAACTATCAAAAAATCAGAAAGTTCAGAATCAAGCTAGGGAAGAAGTCAATAGGGTTCTTGAGAAGTACAACGGGGAATATACCTACGAAGCTTGTATGGAATTAAAATACATTGATCAAGTGATCAAAG AAACGCTACGACTACATCCAATCGTTCCGAATTTAATCCGGAGCTTGGGTCAGGACTATAAAATCCCGGATCGCGATTACGTTTTTAAGAAAGGAACCTTCTTCAGTATCCCTATATTCGGTATCCATCGTGATCCTGATATCTATCCTGATCCCGATCGTTTCGATCCGGATCGTTTCACCGAAGAGAACATTAAGAACCGACATTCCTATGCTTGGCTTCCGTTCGGAGAAGGACCTAGGAATTGTGTCGGAATGAGATTTGGCATGATGCAGACAAGGGTTGGACTGGCTACCCTACTTAGCAAATACAGGATCACCCCGACTGATAGAACTCCTATTCCGATGTCTTATTCACCGACTTCTGCTGTTCTATCACCACGAGACGGAATGTGgctcaaaattgaaaaagtttaa
- the LOC129798199 gene encoding probable cytochrome P450 6a14: MDWSIILLSLITFVTVGYLWVKKQYSFCEENGIPYVKPTFPLGNIWGVGYKYHLSEILLETYKKLKGQKKHVLGGIYLFTQHVYIPLDLDLLKNILVKDFQYFHDRGIYVNEKDDPLSANLFALSGQRWKNVRSKLSPTFTSGKMKMMHSTIIAVAKEFQDYLEPIAQKNEEVEIKDILARFTTDVIGNCAFGVECNSLKDPNTEFRKIGKRAFEFNNLEFLRLFLIGIFPNLSRKLKAKVTKPEVSEFFMRLLRETIEYREKNNIKRNDFLSLLIQIKNTGKLEGDNTDLGKMTFEELAAQTFLFFVAGFETSSSTMAFALYELAQHQDIQDRAREEINGILEKYNGEYTYDACMEMKYVDQVINETLRKYPVVDTLIRKAGQDYQLSNHDFVLKKDSIILISAYGIHHDPEIYPDPEKFDPDRFTEENIKNRHAYAWLPFGEGPRICVGMRFGMMQTRVGLANLLSKYRVKTTPKTPIPLVFSPSSSVLSAKSGMWLRLEKV; this comes from the exons ATGGACTGGAGTATAATCCTATTGAGTTTAATAACATTTGTGACTGTTGGATATTTGTGGGTGAAGAAGCAGTATAGCTTCTGTGAGGAAAATGGAATACCGTACGTGAAACCAACATTTCCATTGGGAAATATATGGGGTGTTGGCTATAAATATCACTTGTCTGAGATTTTACTTGAAACCTATAAGAAATTGAAGGGACAGAAAAAGCATGTTCTCGGTGGGATATACTTATTTACTCAACATGTCTACATTCCATTGGATTTAGATCTCCTCAAGAATATCTTAGTCAAGGATTTTCAGTATTTTCATGATAGAGGCATCTATGTTAACGAAAAAGATGATCCTCTTTCTGCTAACCTATTTGCCTTAAGCGGGCAAAGATGGAAGAATGTAAGAAGCAAACTTAGTCCAACTTTCACTTCTGGCAAAATGAAGATGATGCACAGTACGATCATTGCAGTTGCTAAAGAATTTCAGGATTACCTTGAACCTATTGCTCAGAAAAACGAAGAGGTTGAAATTAAGGATATTCTCGCCCGATTCACCACAGATGTTATCGGGAACTGTGCTTTCGGAGTTGAGTGTAACAGTCTGAAAGATCCTAATACCGAATTCCGAAAAATTGGAAAGAGAGCTTTTGAGTTCAATAATTTGGAGTTTCTAAGGCTATTTTTGATTGGTATTTTCCCGAATCTTTCAAGGAAGCTAAAAGCTAAGGTAACAAAGCCAGAAGTTTCAGAATTCTTTATGAGACTTCTCAGAGAAACTATAGAATATAGAGAGAAGAACAATATCAAGCGGAATGATTTCCTCTCACTACTGATCCAGATCAAGAATACTGGAAAACTTGAAGGTGACAATACGGATCTGGGTAAAATGACCTTTGAAGAATTGGCTGCACAAACATTCCTCTTCTTCGTTGCTGGATTCGAAACATCTTCGTCAACCATGGCTTTTGCTCTCTACGAATTGGCACAGCATCAAGATATTCAAGATAGAGCCAGGGAGGAAATTAATGGAATTCTTGAGAAATATAATGGGGAGTACACATATGATGCATGTATGGAAATGAAGTATGTCGATCAAGTTATAAATG AAACACTCCGGAAGTATCCAGTTGTCGATACTTTGATCCGGAAGGCTGGTCAAGACTATCAACTTTCGAATCACGATTTCGTATTGAAGAAGGATTCTATTATTCTAATATCAGCTTATGGCATTCACCATGATCCAGAAATCTACCCAGATCCCGAAAAGTTTGATCCGGATCGTTTTACTGAAGAAAACATCAAGAACCGACATGCCTACGCTTGGCTTCCGTTCGGAGAAGGTCCTAGGATTTGTGTCGGAATGAGGTTCGGCATGATGCAGACTAGAGTTGGACTGGCAAATCTGCTTTCGAAGTACCGAGTCAAGACCACACCAAAAACCCCCATACCATTAGTTTTTTCACCCAGTTCTTCGGTTCTCAGTGCCAAGAGTGGAATGTGGCTTAGGCTTGAAAAAGTCTAA
- the LOC129798197 gene encoding cytochrome P450 6A1-like: protein MEGFLLWIFTFLALIAGSFGLLYAWSMKKFRFWKDRGICHNEPIFPYGNTKGVSRAIRFSDILTDLYYKYQGKEKFVGLYMFMKPIGMASDPDLIKQILVKDFHNFQNRGLYHNEKHDPLSGHLFTLEGEPWRILRTKLSPTFTSGKIKMMFNIMVEVTKELKRIVDEELKVNNDVDISDTMARFTMDIIGNCAFGIECNALKNPNEELMVFGKKFFNPGPRQIMRQIAFSVFPELSRKLGIRAIEEDVSSFFMRVITETVRYREQNGIVRSDFMDLMLRLKNSGKLDTDDNAEKSGLITLNELAAQCFVFFLAGFETSSTTISFSLYELALNPDIQERLRKEILQCLEETNGVLTYEAVMGMKYLEKVINETLRKYPAVEMLVRKAKNDYPIEGTPHTIPKDTLIFIPVYTVHHDPKIYPHPHKFNPERFNEENMRNRHPYTYLPFGEGPRNCIGMRFGLLQTRIGIITMLTNYRLTVCQKTPKAPPEFIPSSIVLKVKGGIWLRVDKL, encoded by the exons ATGGAGGGCTTCCTTCTGtggatttttacatttttagcaTTGATTGCTGGAAGTTTCGGGCTTTTATATGCTTGGTCTATGAAAAAGTTTCGTTTCTGGAAGGATAGAGGTATCTGCCACAATGAACCTATATTCCCATATGGGAATACCAAAGGCGTTTCGCGTGCTATTCGCTTTAGTGATATCCTGACGGACTTATACTACAAGTATCAAGGGAAAGAGAAATTTGTTGGattgtacatgttcatgaaaccTATTGGTATGGCTAGTGATCCAGATTTGATTAAGCAGATTTTGGTGAAAGATTTCCACAACTTCCAGAACCGCGGACTCTATCACAATGAGAAGCATGATCCTCTATCGGGGCATCTTTTCACATTGGAAGGGGAACCATGGCGAATCTTGAGAACCAAACTCAGTCCAACTTTCACATCTGGGAAGATTAAGATGATGTTCAACATTATGGTTGAGGTGACGAAGGAACTAAAGAGAATTGTGGATGAAGAATTGAAGGTGAACAATGATGTTGATATCAGTGATACCATGGCACGTTTCACAATGGATATCATTGGGAATTGTGCTTTTGGAATTGAGTGCAATGCTCTCAAGAATCCCAATGAGGAGCTTATGGTATTTGGCAAGAAATTCTTTAATCCAGGACCAAGGCAAATCATGCGACAGATTGCTTTTTCTGTATTTCCGGAACTGTCACGAAAATTGGGAATAAGAGCAATTGAGGAGGATGTCAGTTCGTTCTTTATGAGGGTCATCACAGAGACCGTGAGATATCGGGAGCAGAATGGGATTGTTAGGTCGGATTTTATGGATTTGATGCTACGTCTCAAGAACAGTGGAAAGCTCGATACAGATGACAATGCTGAGAAATCCGGCTTAATCACCCTCAATGAACTAGCGGCTCAGTGCTTTGTCTTCTTCCTGGCGGGCTTTGAAACATCATCAACAACCATATCATTCTCTCTCTATGAATTGGCACTCAATCCGGATATTCAGGAGAGACTGCGCAAGGAAATCTTGCAGTGTCTCGAGGAGACAAATGGAGTTCTCACATATGAAGCTGTCATGGGAATGAAATATCTCGAAAAAGTGATAAATG AAACCCTCCGAAAATATCCAGCTGTCGAGATGTTGGTACGGAAAGCAAAGAATGATTACCCCATTGAGGGCACACCACACACCATTCCCAAAGATACCCTCATTTTCATACCCGTCTACACTGTCCATCATGATCCAAAAATCTATCCACATCCTCATAAATTCAATCCCGAGAGATTCAATGAGGAAAATATGAGGAATCGACATCCGTACACGTATTTGCCATTTGGTGAGGGACCACGAAATTGCATTGGGATGCGCTTTGGGCTACTTCAGACACGCATTGGTATCATCACCATGCTCACCAACTATCGATTGACAGTCTGCCAGAAGACTCCCAAAGCACCACCAGAATTTATTCCCAGCAGTATCGTTCTTAAAGTCAAAGGCGGTATTTGGCTTAGAGTAGATAAATTGTGA